The sequence ACCACTTCCTTGTGCGAGGACCACAACCACCTTCCGATTCTCATTTCTAACTTGTTTAGAAGGATGGTTGTAGATGCGTATATTTATCATAAATACTGCAAATCTCGTACTTGTTTGTGGCACTAATCTTGCAGAGCGATGTCCTCAAGGTCGAGCTTGTGACCATAAACAAAGCACTGCCAGGAGATACCCCAGATTATCATGGTAAGTTTTCTTTCCAACAAAAGCAAGAACCAGTTTTTAGGATAGTATGCACCTTTGGGTATTTGTGGTCGCTAACCATTTCAGGTTGAGATCAAGAACGCTGGTCACGCAATGCCTAAGAACACGGTAGCTACATCAACTGTACACTTTGGTGATCCTTGGTATTGGAACACACTCTATAAGAGCATCCGACATCACACACTTGGTTTTTAATGTCTTGCGACACAAAAGTCCAAGTGTGGGGGGAAGGTCGATGAGTTTTTCATGACGAGTTCCATCAACCAAGGCCATCTTGGTTTGAAGTTGGTGTTAGTCCTAGCTTgctaaaaaaaggaaacaaaagaagataaaaaaagaggagaaaagagagacagaagaaaagaagaaaaaaaagggagaagaagaaaagagcaaGAGAGCTTACGAGCTACATTTGGATCAAAGACCGCATTATGTGCGTGTCTTTGAAATATGGCTATACACCTCGCTAGTAGCAATCATGCTGCCTGGCTACACCTAGTCCCTCTCTCGAGCTCATGCGCTGCCTTGGCTTAGCCTTGATCCACTCCTAGCTGTGCACAACTTCTCGCTCCCGCAGCACCTACGCGCATATAAGCAAGAGGAGTTGCCCTCTTCTTTTCTAGGCATTTGCTACTCCACTCCAGTTAGCACTTGCACATTTGCCCAAAAAGAGATGTATCCTACGTCTCTATAGTATTGTGCCAACGGATCACGCCTTCAAGGCACATGGTTCTTGCACCCAAGGTGTGTGCATGACCAAACTTCTTGCCTGAGTTGGCATGGTCAAAGCACCTTCCTCCGATACAATCtgcatggagatggaggagaaatCAACAATCATATGTGACCACGCCACTGCCCCAGAGATTTCAAAATATACATTATGCTGGAGGTAAGTACACTCAGGTATGCGAAAGATAAAACAAGGTTCACCATTCCTTTTACTCATACTTATCTCATTTGAATGAGACTTAATCCTACATGGTTATGTTTCTTGTGTCTATTTGCATATGCTCTGTTTTGGGTGTTCGCGCAAGACATCTATAGGCTTTTTAAattaagcatggtgcttaggttAAAATAGTCCACTTTAATCAAATTGGACATGGAGTTTAGTTTGACTAATGAATTTTAGAGTTAATATGTTAACAGACATTGGATATATATCTTCTGTGGACTAACCCCTgcaggaaaattttcaaattgacgGGTGAGTCCTTAAGTTCAATTCACAATGGAGGTAGGTCAGTGCCGGGAACAAATCAATTGCTAACATGCAAAGGAGACACATATCACCTATCAAGGTACACGGTGAGTATATTACTAATTGCTCCTTTAGCATGTTCATGCAAATTTACCTTAACCCTGTATGAGTTGTGCTTAAACGAAAACTTGGTgaataataaaaaattgaaaataaaaatgtttttagaATAAAAGGACTgtctctcaaaaaataaaataaaatgttggcAAACTTGTGGGGATCCACGCTTCTTATGTTTTGAATCTAATTCCTTTTTAGCGTGGATGTGAAGAATTAATCTTGAGGCTACGATAAAatctttcaaatatttataGTCCCTCGGGTATTTGTTgtccactaaccttttgcagggaATAAAATGACAATCAAGGAGCAGTGTACAAAAAAAAACGTAAAACACTTATACTACGCTCCTTGGTCCATGGGAAAGAGATGCACAAGGAACCAAGCAGAACAAATGCAACACTTGTTGCATTCTTAGATTCGGTTCAAATCTTGGTAAGACCTATCTAGTAAGAATCTCGTACACCATGTGCATCCTCATCTCGTGTCTCCATCCTGCCAGGATACCCACCATATCCATTGTTGccataaaataaaaagaaaaaaagatagaataaaaataaataaagttgGCTTCTTGGTCTTCCAACCAAGTGAGACCTTTTTGCTTCACTTgtgtctttgtttttctttttgtgtccaATAAAGAGTCCCAGGTACAAAAACAAGTGTGGGGGTGATCTTGCACACCAACGCCGTAACCAAAGCAAGATCACCCCAGAAGTGATGAGCCATGATAAACCACACAAGGGGAATTGATGCAGTCAGACCCAATGAGGGGTCCATCGAACCTCCAGTTCGGCTGAACCACCTCTGCCATGAATCGTCCTCTGTTTTATACAGAGCGCtggtttgcacaatttttttcctttggacatccattctatcttgagtttaatttgattatcaattctaaaatatcaaatataattaaaattcaagCTAGGGATGGTACAATTAGAGTTCATGGTCTCCCTGAAAATAACATGCATGCCTATTATTCTTTGCTCATTACTTGTTGCTTGTGGTGACATATCCAAAAGGGACCCCATGCTATATACGTAATTGATGAATGAGATATAGTCTGATGATAGAAATCCTACTCTTCATGTTGCACACttgggaattttataaaaagaaaaaaaatataacgatgctaaactcctcattaatatttttattcccaCTAGAGCCATAGGTTGATCATTCATGATTAGCTTGCTACATACGGTGCTTATCATTATATTGAGCGTTGTCAAGTTTTGTGACCCTAGTGAAATgattttcatactttcatggtcAAGATCACATACACTCCACATACACCCACCAATGCTtgacttctacactggaagttagCATTCATCATTTGTCATTCATTTTGTCCATCTTCCacaaaaataaatactccatgtcatttatgcctcttcctccaaagttctttaaaaaaaacagagagagaagcatggctataaaaaagaaagaaaaaagtgcTCATACAAGTACAGAGCatgatgatgagaaaaaaaagaggaaaataaaaaaaatagatagccATGCACTCTCCCAAATTTCAAAAGAGAATAAATGGAGGAGGTATACAAAAGGAGTtacttttattttctattttccaCCCACAAATTcaccatacacatacacatgcacattcttgacCAGAAAGTATGTCTTGTATTTTCGTGGATCTATTATTTGACTTTACGATATATGTGATGCAAGTAATGCTCTACTCTTTTCCATACCCTGAGCTCCACATAAGCCTTACtagatggtaggaaaagaaaaggcacaatcATATGCCTTTGTGAGGAATCATACACCTTGAGTGATCGAGAGAATCAATGGTGGAGTAAAGcaaagttataattttgtgttaCATGAAAAACCCCAAGTTGTTCTTCATGAAAAGTTAGGGTGACTTGAGTCAAGATTGTTCCATTTCTCAATTGCTCAGGATTGCATGGTAGACACTACAAATATCCACAAGTACAGGTATGgctttgaataatttgtttgcatgattattagtaaGGAAGTCATAACTCTATTGTAGAGTCCAtagccttcactcgggacgagcaaaggtttagtgtgggggtgttgttgacggtccttaaatcataatatctgaccgtcaatacttgcatataatgaaataaaacatggtatccaacttagttgtaggtattattactaatcatttccactagtgttggtgaaatatgtgtatgcacgtaatttgaggagaaaacacatccgtcatgcgacaaaatgcacctccgcgcattcaggacatgtttacacggattggaggcCCCATAAGTCAAGTAAACACCTCGAAATGGGCCCATCtaccatgccaatgggctgAGGGCCTCAAAATTAGTATCCACGACAAAAAACGGGCCGAACGAAGTCCTCCCGGGATCGGCCGAACCATTTCTGAGGCCGTTGATCTCGAGATTCGACGTGGACGGCCCTGATTActtcctgatggcggttgcggggtaGTTGGGTCATTTCCCATAGCAGCAACCatcatttggagcctatataaggagTAGTTCACTCTCATTtccaacacacaactttgagctgaattacaagaggctctattgtatcttttgtacattagaataaggaaGAGAGTGAGGGAAGCTCTgaaggagtgcccggaagtttggcgctcatccgacttctacctcgatgAGTGTAGCTTCCTAAGAGGAATTCGGGAGGAGTACCTGGTTTCTTGGCCAACGGTGGCGATGGTCGGTCGCCTTGTCTTCTTTGTTGGTTTCTTGCCGAACAGAGGCGACGGTcgcctcgtcgtcttcctcgggTTTCTTGGCTAATGGCTGCGAGGGAGATCGTTGTTTGCTCTTGTCAATGGTTGGATGCAGGCGGGCAGGGAGGAGAtcatggaggcggcggtggggcagGTGAAGCCGTGAAGGTGCTGGAGGACATGGTGGCCGTGCTGGAGGCGTAGTGGCGTACCTGGAGGTGCAGCCATGCAGGTTggtggcaccgccgccgcggccgctgaGGTGTCCGTGTCGTACCGGGAGacgaggagagaggaggaagagaggaggggtgagaatgacatgcagtacccacgtgggtcccaccatctTTAGTTTCTTTTAACTAACACATGGACTcctagtttttattatttttccggatcgaattgacacgtaagcgccatgtcagatgaagaccgagtcaaattagtcaCGTAGacaccacgtcagccaaaaccgctattaaaaccgtcgagggacctcgtttgcccggttttcgtatGTTGGGGGATGGGTAGTACCCAGTTTTGCTGTTCAGGGACTAAATagagagacctaaagtgaacttattccatctaGTGCCAGCCGCCGACTAAATACAGGCCCAACAACACCCATCTACTGACCTAAGGACTACAGACGGCCGACGCGGCGATGCCACCTGCAGCATAGCAGtgcagcgccgcgccgcgccgcaccgccgaCGGTGGCTCGGCCTTGAGGCCCCTGCGTCCGGGACACCCGACGAGCGTACTCCTGCGGTCTGCGTCTCTTCCCTGCCTCGGGCCTCCGCTTCCACCTGGCGGATCGTACTCGCAGCGCATccacggcgccgtcggcggcaaGCAGGTGAAGGTGACTCGGCTGGCTCGGCCTAGCGTTCTCTGACCTCGTCATCGACGAGCGCGGCCCTTGTTCACGGCGCCAACTGCCCAGCCCTCTCCACGGCGTCCGGTAAGCATTCCGAGATGAATCCCCTTGTCAATAGGAAAAATCCAGTGCCCATTTTCGTTTGACTTGAAACTGATGTCACTGTCTCAATTTTAGACCTTGAAATTTCAAATCTGGAGAAGAATAAAATGTAGACAGTAGATTTGAAGTCTTTCTGGGAATGATAAGGGATGTCACCGAAGGTAGCTTccaccttaaaaaaaaaagaaggaaaaacacCCAATCGAGAGTAAAACTCTAATTTTCTTCAATCTTTTTTTGCAATTCAATGAAACTACTTGAGATAGTATATCAGGATGAAATAATTGTACCTTATTTTCGGTACTATTTGTACTTTAAATCTTGTTACTGTCAATTTTTGCTTTTCATacgaaatttatttatttttaactcTCTATATCTGGCTGCAAAATCCTGCGTCTGACATATTCATGTTCACATGCTCATGATTATTTAAATACTCAGATACACTTTGATTGAAACAATATGTCATTAGTTAGCACACTAGCACGAGATGTCAATCAGTCTCACAAGTTTTCACCATGTAAACATTAGCTGTACTGGTAAATTTCTGAATTGTGACAATAGTATGCATGGCATCTATAAAGACTATGATTAGGCACTCTGAATCTTGATATGGAGCTAGGAAGACAACATATCTCCAGAGGAGTTGCATGAGTATAAAGACCTTGTTTCACGAACGGCATCTGTTGTTGTGTTCTTGTGTACCAGGTACCAAGATGAAGGTCAAGATTCTTCAGTGGCATGGGGTGGCTTCTTGGACATGGAACGCCCAGGATGAAACATGCGGCATATGCAGGATGGCATTTGACGGCTGCTGCCCTGATTGTAAGTTCCCTGGCGACGATTGTCCGCTCATCTGGGGTTCCTGCAACCACGCCTTCCATCTTCACTGCATACTCAAGTGGGTCAATTCTCAGACATCTACGCCACTTTGCCCAATGTGCCGTAGGGAGTGGCAATTCAAGGGCTAATGGCGTCTGAAATTATATCACCACCAGCTGGTTTCCATGTCTCCCCTTGTAGAGAACTAGATCTCAAAACTTTTCAAGATCTTGGTAGTTGTCTTCAAGTACTCTGTAATATTTCTCTATTACCATAAAATCGGAGTTGTCCTCCTTTCATACCCTCCTACCACTGTGTGCAACGTGTTCGTGGCTGAACGTAACCACCAAATCCGATGCTTTATCCTCAATCACTCTCCTAGCCTATTTTCTCTACTATCTTAAAAGCATCCTACCACCACGCTCCTCCTACCTGCATGCAGCGCTTCCGTAGCCATGTAACCACCGAATCCAATACTTTATCCTCAATCACTCCTAACATGTTTCTCCTTATATAGGCTTGACCCGTTATTATTGAATCTAATATTTTATCCTCAATCACACACCTATCCTATTACTTATTATATTGGTATGACCTGTTACAACGTATTGGTGTGTTACTAGTTCTATAGCAAATCATGGTTTCAAACTCTTAAGTGAAAATTGTAAACCATAGGCCCACAGCCTTTAATTTGTGTTGTTTCTATTAAATTGATATATTTGAAAGGGCTTAACAGCGTGagtttatcacaaattttgctcTCGTGGTTTAATTACCTTCAGAATGACTATTGACGTAATCGTGCAAAACCTATCAGGTTGTACtatatattccctccatttcatattatcagtcgtttaatatttttcttagttaaaaTTCTTTAGGtatgattaaatttatagaaaaaattagcaacagctataacaccagattagtttcattaaattttatagaaatatattttgatactacCTCAGTCCTAgaatacttgtcgctttgagtttttgtttgtaacttttgatctttcttcttatttaaaaaattatgaaattattatttattttgtttgtgatttgatttattatcaaaagtactttaagtatgacttctccatttttatatttgcattaatttttcaaataagacgaacggttaaacgttacatgaaaaaagtcaaagcgactactaatttgggacagagatagtaatatgtttgttttgtattgaaactTATAGATGTTGAACtttgtttgtggagtgatatattttatattaatctatctttttaatttttttaatttttttaaactatttaGATAACATTGCACGCAACGAGAGGATATCTTTTCTAGGGAAGAAAACACTTTCGCCTTTTATTAGTCTGGACAGCGAAAATGTTTCTTGCATTGCGCTGAGGCCCGATACATCGTGATCAATCAGAGTCCGATCCctgtctccctccctcctcagtcgcgcgcgcgcgcgcgcgcctgcAGATTTCTGGCCAGGATCCCCTCGAACGTGATCCCCGGCCCGAACGCCAGTATGAGCCCCCACTCGCAAtcctcctcttccgccgcctcctccctcctctgccGGGTCTCCTCCACCATGTTCTCCAGCACGTACACGATGGTGTTGCTGCTCGCGTTCCCGAAGTCCCGGAGCGCGCTCCGGCTGGCGCGGAGCTTCCCGCCGTCCAGCCCCAGCCTGCCCTCCATCTTGGTCAGGATCGCCGGCCCGCCGGGGTGCACCGCCCAGAACATGTCGCCGTAGGTGAGCTTGTCCGCCGCCTGAGGGTGCTCCTGCATCAGCTTCTGGCAGAAGGCCTCCACGTTGGCCTCGATGATGTGGGGGAGTTCGCGGCCGAGCTGGAACTTGATGCCCTCCTCCGTCAGCCGCCCGTCGATGGTCTTGTCGGTGTCGGGGAGGAACCGCTGCAGCGCCGAGTGGAGCTCGAACAGCGGGCGCTCCACCGGTGTCGGGTCGGCGCCGACcacggccgcgccggcgccgtcgccgaagagggcgacgccgacgaggtcgtAGGGGCGGTCGGGGCTGGGCGGGCGGAACCCGACGATGGTGGTCTCGGAGGTGGCGAGGAGGACGCGCGCACCCGGGCAGCTCTCGGCGAGGCCCTTGGCGACGCGGAGGCCCGCGACGCCGCCCGAGCAGCCGGTGAACGCCAGCATGACGCGGCGGACGTCCGGGCTGAGGCCCAGCGCGCGCGCCAGGTGGAGGTCTCCGCCGGGGAACCGCGCCTCGCTGGAGGAGACGTAGACAAGGTGGGTGATCTCCGAGAGCGCGCCGCCCCAGGAGCGGACGCAGGCGAGCGACGCCTCCGTCGCCATCTGCGTCACCGCCTTGTTGGAGATGTCCAGCCGCTGCTTCATCGTCGGCTGGCCCTCCTGCGCCAGCTCCGGGTAGCTCTTGAGGATCTCCTCCGACATCACCACGTACCTCGTCTTCACCGTCGTCGTCTTGCCTTTCGTCAGCAACGACATGCAAATTAATTGCAAATACGCATGCAGGTGAGCTCACACGCAAGTTCGATAAtagtggagtatatatatttgtaactGCAAATGATCAGATTTGGATCAGGTACGGTACAGAGTCTGGTGAGCTTCTCCTTGAGCTCCGGGTCGTCGCAGTTGGTGTTCCTCATGAAGCCGTCGACGACGTAGTCCTGCATGACCAGCTGCTGCGGGAAGGCGTGGCCGAGGGCGAGGATCGTGGCCTTGCCCGGGTTGGGGGCCATGGACGACGCCTGCTTGCTCGCAGTACCGCCGGCATTGGTGCTCACCATCGTTGTTTGTGAGGAAGATTGATTTGTTTGCAAAGGAAAACACAATTAATGCAGTGGTAGTAACAGGACCAGGAGGTTTTGAGGCTATATAAATACACTGTTTCAtagctttctctctcctttacGATGACTGAATTAGCGGGTGCAGTTGAGAGGCAACGAATGCATGGAAAGAATGGTTGGTGGAGAGCaggtaaattgtatttttttattataaggttgtgtttagttctttgggtgtaaagtttttgaaatatacggacacacatttgaaatattaaacgtagactaataacaaaacaaattatagattctgcctgtaaactgcaagacgaatttattaagtctaattaatctaccattagcaaatatttactgtagcatcacattgtcaaatcatggcgtaattaggctcaaaagatttgtctcgcagtttatatgcaaactatgtaattggttttttttcctacatttaatGCTCTGTGTATGTGTCAAAcattgatgtgatgtttttggctaaaattttttgagATCTAAACAAGTCCTAAAAGAAATTGAAGTAAATTTCAtaatactgtaattattttGTCAAAGTTATCGCTTTGCTATAATTTAAATTAGGTGCTTCAGTAACTTCACCCGTGTCACATTGTAACACGTTTCGGTTTTTGTAGTAAGTTAAACTTCttcaaatagaaaagaaaaatatagcaacattcaCAACAGTAGATTAGTTTCAATTAACCAATAAACTTCCTCTGTTTGGAAATTTTTGTTTGGAACTCACTGCTATTAAAAATGAAGATTAACGGaataaattcctttttttttgtggaaattTTTGTTTGGACACCGATGTTGGAAATAAACTCATTAGAGAAATGGATGTCATGTGTTCATAAGTGTAATTACCAGGTTCAACAAAGGAATAAAACTTCCTTAAATTATGTTTGGAAATATTTTTCTTGAATTCTCCGTgacttaaaatacttttaagAATCTCTTCAAA is a genomic window of Oryza glaberrima chromosome 7, OglaRS2, whole genome shotgun sequence containing:
- the LOC127780024 gene encoding type III polyketide synthase B-like; this encodes MVSTNAGGTASKQASSMAPNPGKATILALGHAFPQQLVMQDYVVDGFMRNTNCDDPELKEKLTRLCKTTTVKTRYVVMSEEILKSYPELAQEGQPTMKQRLDISNKAVTQMATEASLACVRSWGGALSEITHLVYVSSSEARFPGGDLHLARALGLSPDVRRVMLAFTGCSGGVAGLRVAKGLAESCPGARVLLATSETTIVGFRPPSPDRPYDLVGVALFGDGAGAAVVGADPTPVERPLFELHSALQRFLPDTDKTIDGRLTEEGIKFQLGRELPHIIEANVEAFCQKLMQEHPQAADKLTYGDMFWAVHPGGPAILTKMEGRLGLDGGKLRASRSALRDFGNASSNTIVYVLENMVEETRQRREEAAEEEDCEWGLILAFGPGITFEGILARNLQARARARD